The Pseudophaeobacter arcticus DSM 23566 genome includes a region encoding these proteins:
- a CDS encoding transposase domain-containing protein, with translation MSADIAPSQEWWSAEQIAEACLPGLPGSARGVNAFALRENWRATPGAIMRKPGRGGGLFYHWSLLPFNARLKLIEREAQHKEACPEDHQDRGQAWAGYEALSQKAKDTAADRLDALDKVELLHTSGARHVVAVEAVAKEKGLSPRTVYNWIALVEGVAPEDRLAYLAPRPPKKRTKAEDRAQFAPFLDWLKSAYLRLERPTFAQSYRSASSEAQRKKWPTPPEKTAKRWVDAEVPRTVQVFKREGANGLMRCFPAQIRDRSCLSALEAVNADCHKIDVFVEWPDGTINRPQIVAFQDLYSNKILSWRVDHDPNKVMVMAAFGELVENWGIPKRCLFDNGREFANKWMTAGAPTRFRFKIREDDPIGVLPHLGIQMHWATPAHGQAKPIERAFRDLASDVAKDPRFAGAYVGNRPDAKPENYGSRAIKAADFVEILSEGIAEHNARPGRRSATANGRSFDQTFEESYATAPIRKATEDQRRLWLMGQAPAKLHKENGGLKLHGNVYHCDWMSQEAGAKVIARFDPEDLHSGVHIYALSGEYMGFAECQQKVGFFDLEGARSTARRRSQITKAQKKLAELHAPFAPERLGADMNAGRKETPALMAAKVVSPVFPKPQPRVALSRTNPDAATARDALVLKMKSKPKAKATPTEFQVAGTPDERFDQVAEIRRKINAGEPVGDRERSWMEGFVDHPEYKGLLAVKRSFSGGNAG, from the coding sequence ATGAGCGCCGACATAGCCCCATCCCAAGAATGGTGGTCTGCAGAGCAGATTGCAGAGGCTTGCCTGCCCGGCCTTCCGGGATCCGCGCGGGGGGTGAATGCTTTTGCCCTGCGGGAAAACTGGCGCGCGACACCCGGCGCCATCATGCGCAAGCCTGGGCGCGGTGGCGGGTTGTTCTACCACTGGTCCCTCTTGCCCTTTAATGCCCGTTTAAAGCTGATTGAACGGGAGGCGCAGCACAAAGAGGCCTGCCCCGAAGATCACCAGGATCGTGGGCAAGCCTGGGCCGGGTACGAGGCGTTGAGCCAGAAGGCGAAAGACACCGCAGCCGACCGGCTGGACGCCTTGGATAAGGTCGAATTGTTGCACACCAGCGGCGCGCGCCATGTGGTCGCGGTTGAGGCCGTCGCTAAGGAAAAGGGCCTCAGCCCCCGCACGGTCTATAACTGGATCGCCTTGGTTGAGGGCGTCGCGCCTGAGGATCGTTTGGCCTATCTTGCACCGCGCCCGCCTAAGAAACGCACCAAGGCCGAAGACCGGGCGCAGTTCGCCCCGTTCCTGGACTGGCTGAAAAGCGCTTACCTCCGCCTGGAACGCCCGACCTTTGCCCAAAGCTACCGCTCGGCAAGTTCTGAGGCCCAGCGTAAAAAATGGCCGACGCCCCCAGAGAAGACCGCGAAACGCTGGGTTGACGCAGAAGTGCCCCGTACCGTGCAGGTCTTCAAGCGGGAGGGGGCCAACGGCCTCATGCGCTGCTTTCCTGCCCAGATCCGCGACCGCTCATGCCTGTCTGCCCTGGAAGCGGTCAACGCTGACTGCCACAAGATCGACGTCTTTGTGGAATGGCCAGACGGAACCATAAACCGCCCCCAGATCGTGGCGTTTCAGGATCTCTATTCTAACAAGATCCTGTCCTGGCGCGTCGATCACGACCCCAACAAGGTCATGGTTATGGCCGCCTTTGGTGAGCTGGTCGAAAACTGGGGTATTCCCAAGCGCTGCCTCTTCGACAATGGCCGGGAATTTGCCAACAAGTGGATGACCGCCGGCGCGCCAACCCGGTTCCGGTTCAAGATCCGCGAAGACGACCCAATCGGGGTCTTGCCCCACCTTGGAATTCAGATGCACTGGGCCACCCCGGCCCATGGCCAGGCCAAGCCCATCGAGCGGGCTTTTCGAGACCTGGCAAGCGACGTGGCGAAAGACCCGCGCTTTGCCGGGGCCTATGTCGGCAATCGGCCCGATGCGAAACCTGAAAACTACGGCAGCCGTGCCATCAAGGCGGCTGATTTCGTGGAAATTCTGTCCGAGGGCATTGCAGAGCACAACGCGCGCCCTGGACGCCGCTCAGCAACCGCCAACGGGCGCTCCTTCGACCAGACCTTTGAAGAGAGCTACGCGACCGCTCCGATCCGCAAAGCAACCGAAGACCAGCGCCGTCTTTGGCTGATGGGCCAGGCCCCCGCAAAGCTGCACAAGGAAAATGGTGGTTTGAAGCTGCATGGCAACGTCTATCACTGCGACTGGATGAGTCAGGAGGCAGGAGCAAAGGTCATTGCCCGCTTCGACCCTGAGGATCTGCACAGCGGCGTCCATATCTATGCTTTGAGCGGCGAATACATGGGCTTTGCGGAATGCCAGCAAAAGGTCGGGTTCTTCGACCTGGAAGGCGCGCGTTCAACAGCTCGCCGCCGCAGCCAAATTACCAAGGCTCAGAAGAAGCTCGCCGAGCTTCATGCTCCATTTGCACCGGAACGGCTCGGCGCGGACATGAACGCTGGACGCAAAGAGACCCCTGCCCTGATGGCGGCAAAGGTGGTTTCGCCGGTCTTTCCAAAGCCGCAACCCCGTGTTGCCTTGTCTCGGACCAATCCCGACGCGGCAACCGCTCGCGATGCGCTGGTCTTGAAAATGAAATCCAAGCCGAAGGCCAAGGCCACTCCCACCGAGTTTCAGGTGGCCGGCACCCCCGACGAGCGCTTTGACCAGGTTGCCGAGATCCGGCGGAAAATCAACGCGGGCGAACCAGTCGGTGACCGGGAACGGAGCTGGATGGAAGGCTTTGTGGACCACCCCGAATACAAGGGCCTTTTGGCCGTGAAACGAAGCTTTAGCGGCGGCAACGCCGGGTAA
- a CDS encoding IS630 family transposase, producing MRRSDICLYLGPADRTELQALIANRNTPRKLVWRAEIVLATADGSGTTEIMRQTGMSKPTVWRWQERYLDEGVAGLKRDKTRPSRVPPLPREVRLKVIAKTVQEAPPNATHWSRASMAEAVGISASSVGRIWADAGLKPHIVKGFKVSNDPMFEEKVTEIVGLYLDPPDRAVVLCVDEKSQIQALDRTQPGLPLKKGRAATMTHDYKRHGTTTLFAALDVKSGLVIGECMPRHRAREFLSFLRRIDRAVKKPRDIHLVLDNYATHKTPEVQAWLEKHPRFKLHFTPTSASWMNLVERFFAEITAKRIRRGSYSSVDDLEDAIYDYLLQHNAKPKPFVWSKTAEDILARERRALDALDLIRGNR from the coding sequence GTCTGGCGGGCCGAGATCGTGCTGGCCACGGCCGATGGGAGTGGCACCACCGAGATCATGCGGCAGACGGGCATGTCGAAGCCGACGGTCTGGCGCTGGCAGGAGCGGTATCTCGATGAGGGCGTGGCGGGGCTCAAGCGGGACAAGACGCGGCCCTCTCGGGTGCCGCCGTTGCCTCGGGAGGTCCGGCTGAAGGTGATCGCGAAGACCGTGCAGGAGGCCCCGCCCAATGCCACGCACTGGAGCCGCGCGTCGATGGCAGAGGCGGTGGGAATTTCGGCTTCGAGCGTGGGGCGCATCTGGGCCGATGCCGGGCTGAAGCCGCATATCGTGAAGGGCTTCAAGGTCTCGAACGACCCGATGTTCGAGGAGAAGGTCACCGAGATCGTCGGCCTCTACCTCGACCCGCCGGACCGCGCGGTCGTGCTCTGCGTCGACGAGAAGTCCCAGATCCAGGCGCTCGACCGGACCCAGCCGGGGCTGCCGCTCAAGAAGGGACGCGCTGCCACGATGACCCACGACTACAAGCGCCACGGCACCACCACGCTCTTCGCCGCGCTGGACGTGAAGTCGGGCCTGGTCATCGGAGAATGCATGCCGCGCCACCGCGCCAGGGAGTTCCTGAGTTTCCTCCGCCGTATCGACCGGGCGGTGAAGAAGCCCCGCGACATCCATCTCGTGCTCGACAACTACGCCACCCACAAGACGCCCGAGGTGCAGGCCTGGCTGGAGAAGCATCCCCGCTTCAAGCTGCATTTCACGCCCACAAGCGCGTCCTGGATGAACCTCGTCGAGCGCTTCTTCGCCGAGATCACCGCCAAGCGCATCCGCCGCGGCAGCTACTCCAGCGTCGACGACCTCGAGGACGCAATCTACGATTACCTGCTGCAGCACAACGCCAAGCCGAAGCCCTTCGTCTGGAGCAAGACCGCCGAAGACATCCTCGCCCGGGAGCGGCGCGCACTCGACGCGCTCGACCTTATCAGAGGAAATCGGTAG
- a CDS encoding ParB/RepB/Spo0J family partition protein, producing the protein MPGAQIIKGRFPAPERADPTGHAAQNGRPSPTEPHFTGASTMTPPNWQNTQSLPVADIQVEERLRIASDTAVASIVSSIQEVGSILQPLLVRRVKGGYRLMDGLHRLTAAKQVGLEEVPVKVSECTNDQAIRIEVDANVAGAPLTPLDMAVFLAAHKELYERENPETRRGSAGGRAKSEVLTDKMSVSSFAANAAEVFGKGERQIFRLISVGEKLSKAEIGLLRKAPKRVQFKDLEHIAKCGAQADRSAICAALGAGEAKTAKEVLDRKKAPGAAVLSPLDQQIAKLKDAYSRAQKSARREFVRLHSDELIELIHEISAEEEGAAEVVSFASKREAIQ; encoded by the coding sequence ATGCCCGGCGCGCAGATCATAAAGGGCCGTTTCCCGGCCCCAGAGCGCGCCGATCCCACCGGTCATGCCGCACAGAACGGCAGGCCTTCCCCAACTGAACCCCATTTCACTGGAGCATCCACAATGACCCCTCCAAATTGGCAGAATACTCAATCGTTGCCGGTGGCAGACATCCAGGTGGAAGAGCGCCTGCGCATCGCCTCCGACACGGCAGTCGCCAGTATCGTTTCATCCATTCAGGAAGTCGGCAGCATCCTGCAACCCTTGTTGGTGCGCCGGGTCAAAGGCGGCTATCGCCTGATGGACGGGCTGCACCGCCTGACCGCAGCGAAGCAGGTCGGCCTGGAAGAAGTACCGGTCAAGGTGAGCGAATGCACCAATGACCAGGCCATCAGGATTGAGGTCGACGCCAACGTGGCAGGCGCACCGCTCACACCTTTGGATATGGCGGTATTTTTGGCCGCTCATAAAGAGCTGTACGAGCGGGAAAACCCCGAAACACGGCGCGGTAGCGCTGGCGGCAGAGCCAAAAGTGAAGTGCTAACTGACAAAATGTCAGTTAGCAGTTTTGCTGCCAACGCCGCCGAGGTTTTTGGCAAGGGCGAGCGTCAAATCTTCCGCCTGATCAGCGTCGGTGAGAAGCTGTCGAAAGCTGAAATTGGCCTTTTGCGCAAAGCACCAAAACGGGTGCAGTTCAAAGACCTGGAACACATCGCCAAATGCGGCGCACAAGCCGACCGCAGTGCAATCTGCGCCGCCCTGGGAGCGGGCGAAGCGAAAACCGCCAAGGAAGTTCTGGACCGCAAAAAGGCCCCAGGCGCGGCGGTGCTGTCGCCGCTCGATCAGCAGATTGCGAAGCTCAAAGACGCCTATTCGCGCGCTCAGAAAAGCGCCCGCCGGGAGTTCGTCCGGCTTCATAGCGACGAGCTGATTGAGTTGATCCATGAAATCAGCGCCGAGGAAGAGGGTGCCGCCGAAGTGGTCTCGTTTGCCAGCAAACGGGAGGCGATCCAATGA
- a CDS encoding SDR family NAD(P)-dependent oxidoreductase translates to MTSGNKTAIVTGGLSGMGLAIARRLAKDGTTVFVGTRSAGDEAKARAVLGADADHIFAKALDVRSRETVDAFVADVVAARGGVDILVNAAGVYDEAAIIDHPEQIWEDQIDVNLSGTFRMIRAVMPHMTHAGWGRIINLASVAAHNGMANNAAYCASKAGLLGLGRCVSLEGAAHGVTCVSISPTWVETEMLRKFIDADMKATGQTLEQVRADYAKSNPQNQLVQPTEIAELAAFLASDAARALTMGDYQVNAGSLW, encoded by the coding sequence ATGACATCAGGCAACAAGACGGCGATTGTGACAGGTGGTTTGTCAGGCATGGGGCTTGCCATTGCACGCAGGCTGGCAAAAGACGGTACAACCGTTTTTGTTGGAACGCGGAGTGCTGGCGATGAGGCTAAAGCGCGCGCAGTTCTTGGGGCGGATGCCGATCATATTTTTGCGAAGGCCCTCGACGTGCGATCACGCGAGACCGTTGATGCCTTTGTCGCCGATGTAGTCGCGGCGCGTGGCGGCGTTGATATTCTTGTGAATGCGGCGGGTGTCTATGACGAGGCTGCAATAATCGATCATCCAGAGCAGATTTGGGAGGATCAGATTGACGTGAACCTCAGTGGTACGTTTCGGATGATACGTGCTGTGATGCCGCATATGACACACGCCGGATGGGGTCGGATCATCAACCTCGCCTCTGTTGCTGCTCACAATGGTATGGCCAACAATGCCGCCTATTGTGCATCTAAAGCGGGGCTTTTGGGCTTGGGTCGCTGTGTCAGCCTTGAGGGGGCCGCGCATGGTGTAACATGCGTCTCGATCAGCCCGACTTGGGTCGAAACCGAGATGCTGCGCAAGTTTATTGATGCCGACATGAAGGCCACGGGGCAGACGCTGGAACAGGTCCGTGCGGACTATGCCAAGTCGAATCCGCAGAACCAACTTGTGCAGCCAACAGAGATCGCCGAGCTGGCTGCATTTTTGGCCAGTGATGCGGCCCGCGCGTTGACGATGGGTGATTATCAGGTCAACGCCGGATCACTTTGGTAG
- a CDS encoding DUF6502 family protein: MHWLDPILRPLARLAVRKGWLFPVVERRLRHAYVEAAQAIDGDGTTDSKISIKTGLQRRDIARLRGERDPNETKRQPLAEIIALWWDDPTFDAEGIPIQGDGASFTSLARSIRKDVHPRTFLDILIEIGAVSEIDEQVSLNVRSYRPPSGSDEQLAYLADNVGDHLAAAVSNVVDGGRNYDMGVHYKGLSASAISQLDRHFRTRMRQTLEELDTMARGFPATEDGLHRFRAGGFFFDDVSSEANPNDP, from the coding sequence ATGCATTGGCTAGACCCCATTTTGAGACCCCTTGCGCGACTGGCAGTCCGGAAAGGATGGTTGTTTCCGGTCGTGGAGCGCCGTTTGCGTCACGCATATGTTGAGGCCGCACAGGCCATTGATGGCGATGGAACAACAGACAGCAAGATCAGCATAAAAACGGGATTGCAGCGACGCGACATTGCGCGATTGCGTGGTGAACGCGATCCCAACGAGACCAAGCGCCAACCCTTGGCCGAAATCATTGCGCTTTGGTGGGATGACCCGACCTTTGATGCTGAAGGGATTCCCATTCAAGGCGATGGCGCAAGCTTCACGAGCCTCGCGCGTAGCATCAGAAAGGATGTCCATCCCCGCACATTTCTGGACATTCTCATCGAGATAGGGGCCGTGAGCGAAATCGACGAGCAAGTCAGCCTCAACGTGCGGAGTTATCGCCCGCCATCTGGTTCAGATGAGCAATTGGCTTACCTGGCAGACAATGTGGGGGATCATCTGGCAGCGGCGGTTTCGAACGTGGTTGATGGAGGACGGAATTACGACATGGGCGTCCACTACAAGGGCTTATCGGCAAGCGCAATTTCGCAACTGGACCGGCATTTTCGAACTCGAATGAGGCAAACACTGGAAGAACTAGATACTATGGCCCGAGGCTTTCCTGCCACCGAGGACGGGCTCCACAGATTCCGCGCCGGTGGGTTTTTTTTCGACGATGTAAGCAGTGAGGCCAATCCAAATGATCCGTAA
- a CDS encoding XRE family transcriptional regulator → MLGIQMNTVNRKVIQMDKLGTRLREERERLGLTQDAWGQLVGVKKNAQFNYENNKRSPSGEYLIAAREAGADIAYILTGIRVPAVVKKVQEQYGHAIAVAKHADEITADYYIKNPDALDADHEFELDGQPFATVARHDVQAAAGGGYINLDGPPIDHLAFSKRWLAQNGIYPGSSALITARGASMEPSIYDGDLVMIDRNKREIQSGHIYVYNDPANGTRIKRLEVVPGHAIIIRSDNPDQSKFPTEHCTAEAMNAIAENIVGEVVWSGHKW, encoded by the coding sequence ATGTTAGGTATTCAAATGAATACCGTCAACAGGAAAGTAATTCAAATGGATAAATTAGGTACTCGGCTACGTGAAGAACGTGAGCGGCTCGGCTTGACGCAAGATGCTTGGGGGCAGCTTGTTGGTGTTAAAAAAAATGCTCAATTCAACTATGAAAACAACAAACGCTCACCTTCTGGGGAATACCTGATAGCAGCTCGGGAAGCCGGCGCCGACATTGCCTACATTTTGACCGGTATTAGAGTTCCTGCCGTGGTCAAGAAGGTGCAGGAGCAATATGGCCACGCAATCGCGGTGGCCAAACATGCGGATGAGATCACCGCCGACTATTATATAAAGAACCCCGACGCGCTGGACGCGGACCATGAATTCGAACTGGATGGTCAGCCCTTTGCCACCGTGGCCCGCCACGATGTGCAGGCGGCGGCGGGTGGCGGGTATATCAATCTCGATGGCCCACCGATCGACCATCTGGCCTTCTCAAAAAGGTGGCTGGCACAAAATGGCATCTACCCAGGCTCCAGCGCCCTGATCACAGCACGTGGGGCCAGCATGGAACCCAGCATCTATGACGGTGATCTGGTGATGATCGACCGCAACAAACGCGAAATTCAAAGCGGCCACATCTATGTCTACAACGACCCCGCCAACGGCACCCGCATCAAGCGGCTTGAGGTGGTTCCCGGTCACGCCATAATCATCCGCAGCGACAATCCAGACCAGTCAAAATTTCCAACCGAACACTGCACAGCTGAAGCTATGAACGCCATTGCAGAAAACATCGTCGGCGAGGTCGTATGGTCAGGGCACAAGTGGTGA
- a CDS encoding zinc-ribbon domain-containing protein, which yields MRLICPNCAVQYEVPEDTIEPSQRRLVQCSNCGQQWFQRHDGIDHVVEQTHEESDQNLKKAKAEREEAERIEAKRREAERIEAERQEIENYKSEIPQAFYSHFDRSVIIEAFPNFPTDKISTIEQIVGASPVELTDQDHRLGLRDKGTPEKGAPGELELRFRILKDHVQQILVECRQKQVPDDFHRRLSNYLIALEHELPVFLMLDGPMSFIQGSINDNYVTDGLDGGFIAACKLLVSMHEEIRPLLVSKEQSEAMLPELLPSVTSEDLLKIADSAIDVMSDPSVENEVVEALRASKNYFESALQNGTSRLGHFRSGIAAIGGIVSSAIAGALGTALFTWATSTSGMAVIAQLRPIFEKIVALFA from the coding sequence ATGCGATTAATCTGTCCGAACTGCGCAGTGCAGTATGAAGTTCCTGAAGACACGATAGAACCATCGCAACGTCGCCTGGTTCAATGTTCCAATTGTGGGCAGCAGTGGTTTCAAAGGCATGACGGGATAGATCATGTTGTGGAACAGACTCATGAAGAAAGTGATCAGAACCTCAAAAAAGCAAAGGCTGAGCGTGAAGAAGCCGAACGGATAGAGGCTAAGCGCCGAGAGGCCGAACGGATAGAAGCTGAGCGTCAAGAGATTGAGAATTATAAATCCGAAATTCCTCAGGCTTTCTATAGTCACTTTGACCGATCCGTAATTATTGAAGCTTTCCCCAACTTTCCAACTGACAAGATTTCTACAATTGAGCAGATTGTCGGAGCATCTCCTGTCGAATTAACTGACCAAGATCACCGATTGGGACTGCGCGACAAAGGAACGCCAGAGAAGGGCGCGCCTGGCGAGCTTGAGTTGAGGTTTCGAATACTAAAAGATCACGTTCAACAAATCCTAGTTGAATGTAGACAAAAGCAAGTACCAGATGACTTCCACAGACGCCTTTCGAATTATCTGATCGCGCTCGAACACGAACTTCCTGTGTTTCTTATGCTAGATGGACCCATGTCTTTCATACAAGGCAGTATAAATGATAACTATGTCACAGATGGGCTTGATGGCGGCTTCATTGCGGCCTGCAAATTACTAGTCAGCATGCACGAAGAAATTCGGCCGTTGCTAGTAAGCAAAGAGCAATCTGAGGCAATGCTTCCGGAGTTGTTACCAAGCGTAACCTCAGAAGATCTCTTAAAAATAGCAGACTCAGCAATCGATGTGATGAGCGATCCGTCAGTCGAAAACGAAGTTGTGGAGGCGTTAAGAGCCTCCAAAAATTACTTTGAAAGTGCACTGCAGAATGGAACAAGCCGACTTGGTCATTTTCGCAGTGGAATCGCTGCGATTGGAGGAATTGTTTCTAGCGCAATCGCTGGAGCGCTTGGGACAGCACTGTTCACATGGGCAACGAGCACTAGCGGTATGGCAGTAATCGCCCAGTTGCGGCCTATCTTTGAAAAGATCGTTGCACTATTTGCATGA
- a CDS encoding AMP-binding protein, producing MTSHQTVAADLVCAISEFSDLPAMSNGDGTVTYKRLGQFVSTLGRRLKDPQVVGIFGSPGVAMAASAVACVVHGRAFVHLDPAMPQMVLHNIVSELQVSLIVTCERPASGQLPGDCETVDANDLLGDAPAHYAPLHAAAVAPIDPIYLVATSGTTGRPKCIPVSQDAAYLSYEWRDAYTPYGPDMRVGIYVFAIWEMFRPLRKGAGLWFPDASTLFAPGKLADFLIANNIDEMLFTPSFYDTFLNALGADKAAALPLRRVVLNGEVVSDDLIIASLAKLPDVALWNLYSICETHDVCMSHLTEPAGDAPASVGIPMEHLRAVILDETDLPCPPGTSGQLHFEGPRMLGPGYVNRPEETRLRFRELTIEGCEVRLYDTGDQAWVDDTGALHIEGRIAHMLKLRGFSIQTKELSDTMRERLAFSSAAPWVAEVGARGQSLVFYFAADAAQAKRNNEHWGLVAGTNKIPTALAADLRAVLPAYCVPTFLVQMDALPLHPVSGKANMRALPAVEETMIDAEVIEDAVIAAAALAMSCAPSDIDPALSFHDQGGDSLMCVTLMLELEKVYGLPIDFDLAMNVPLHRLDQLMTHEADAPAPTENLDRPGILLTGSTGFLGGHVLAKAARDLPAGEVVYCLVRDKNRGARDRLDDVALAHGVASDRYVIVHGTLDAPHFALHQDSYTALAASVTKVVHCAAMVNLAIGREDMLDWSARGMETVLTFCTDAGADLRFTSSSAVFPDRGGPWPEAPATVWDGCTGYGAAKIAAEGAIAASGVPAAIVRLPSLYDLNAPNPRDIYEIILKASLMAGHMPQSLEFPMTDVTVAAAFLLGPITAPAAPIYNLMADARIAPVAKAALPASAWLGAVTLEAGIAKVIADFPDTLRADSTFENNAARLAWARISTQPFDSISDGDTLLKRRARDYQSDPALT from the coding sequence ATGACATCGCACCAAACAGTTGCAGCCGATCTCGTCTGCGCTATTTCAGAGTTCTCGGATTTGCCCGCCATGTCCAATGGCGATGGTACAGTTACTTACAAACGGCTCGGCCAGTTTGTTTCGACACTTGGTCGTCGTCTGAAAGACCCCCAGGTCGTCGGAATATTTGGCTCACCTGGTGTTGCTATGGCCGCAAGCGCTGTTGCTTGCGTTGTTCATGGCCGTGCGTTTGTGCACCTTGATCCCGCGATGCCACAAATGGTGTTGCATAACATCGTGTCTGAATTGCAGGTCAGCCTGATTGTCACCTGCGAAAGACCCGCATCAGGCCAGTTGCCGGGTGATTGCGAAACGGTTGATGCCAATGACCTGCTTGGCGATGCCCCCGCGCATTATGCGCCACTGCATGCGGCGGCGGTTGCACCGATCGATCCAATTTATTTGGTCGCGACATCTGGCACAACAGGGCGACCAAAGTGTATTCCAGTGTCTCAGGACGCGGCATATCTGTCATATGAATGGCGTGACGCATATACGCCCTATGGCCCCGATATGCGCGTGGGCATCTACGTGTTTGCGATCTGGGAAATGTTTCGCCCACTGCGCAAAGGGGCGGGCTTGTGGTTTCCCGATGCCAGCACATTGTTCGCACCGGGAAAGCTCGCTGATTTTCTGATCGCAAACAACATTGACGAGATGCTGTTTACACCCTCCTTCTATGACACGTTCCTAAATGCATTGGGCGCTGACAAGGCGGCTGCACTGCCGCTGCGTCGCGTTGTGCTCAATGGAGAAGTTGTCAGCGATGATCTGATCATCGCGTCCTTGGCCAAACTGCCCGACGTGGCCCTGTGGAACCTTTATAGCATTTGCGAGACCCACGATGTCTGTATGTCGCACCTGACAGAGCCAGCGGGCGATGCGCCTGCCTCGGTTGGTATCCCGATGGAGCATCTTCGCGCGGTCATTCTGGATGAGACGGATTTGCCTTGCCCGCCCGGCACGTCTGGGCAGTTGCATTTTGAAGGGCCCCGGATGCTGGGCCCTGGCTACGTCAATCGCCCCGAGGAAACCCGCCTGCGATTCCGCGAACTGACCATTGAGGGGTGCGAGGTGCGGCTGTACGACACCGGCGATCAGGCGTGGGTGGACGACACGGGCGCGCTGCATATCGAAGGGCGCATTGCCCATATGCTCAAGCTGCGGGGCTTTTCGATCCAGACCAAAGAGCTGTCTGACACTATGCGCGAAAGGCTGGCTTTTTCCAGTGCGGCACCTTGGGTGGCCGAAGTCGGCGCGCGCGGTCAAAGCCTAGTTTTCTATTTTGCGGCGGACGCTGCACAGGCCAAACGCAACAATGAACACTGGGGGCTTGTTGCAGGAACCAACAAAATCCCCACAGCGCTTGCCGCCGACCTGCGGGCTGTGTTGCCAGCCTATTGTGTGCCGACTTTCCTAGTTCAGATGGACGCCTTGCCGCTGCATCCGGTGTCGGGAAAAGCAAACATGCGGGCCCTTCCAGCGGTAGAGGAAACCATGATTGATGCAGAGGTGATCGAGGATGCTGTCATTGCCGCGGCAGCCCTAGCAATGTCCTGTGCGCCGTCTGACATTGATCCCGCGCTTAGCTTTCATGATCAGGGCGGCGATTCATTGATGTGCGTGACCTTGATGCTGGAACTTGAAAAGGTCTACGGCCTTCCGATCGACTTTGATCTGGCAATGAACGTCCCGCTGCACCGCCTTGACCAATTGATGACGCATGAGGCCGATGCGCCTGCGCCGACCGAGAACCTTGATCGTCCGGGCATCTTGCTGACGGGGTCCACGGGATTTCTGGGTGGGCATGTTCTGGCCAAAGCCGCCCGTGATTTGCCCGCAGGCGAGGTTGTCTATTGCCTTGTCAGGGACAAAAACCGTGGCGCGCGTGATCGCTTGGATGACGTCGCGCTGGCACATGGGGTCGCATCCGACCGCTACGTTATTGTGCACGGAACCTTGGACGCACCTCATTTCGCATTGCATCAGGACAGCTACACCGCTTTGGCTGCTTCGGTTACTAAAGTCGTTCACTGCGCGGCTATGGTGAACCTCGCGATCGGACGCGAAGACATGCTGGATTGGTCTGCGCGTGGCATGGAGACGGTCCTAACGTTCTGTACCGATGCTGGGGCCGATTTGCGGTTCACCTCATCGAGTGCGGTCTTTCCTGACCGTGGCGGCCCCTGGCCCGAAGCGCCCGCAACTGTCTGGGATGGATGTACCGGCTACGGCGCAGCAAAGATCGCGGCAGAAGGTGCGATTGCGGCTTCTGGTGTTCCTGCAGCGATTGTGCGTCTCCCGTCGCTTTATGATCTGAATGCACCGAACCCGCGCGATATCTATGAAATCATTCTCAAAGCATCATTGATGGCTGGCCATATGCCACAATCGCTTGAGTTTCCGATGACCGATGTGACAGTTGCAGCTGCATTTTTACTTGGCCCTATCACAGCGCCCGCAGCGCCGATCTACAACCTGATGGCGGATGCACGTATCGCGCCGGTTGCCAAAGCAGCACTGCCTGCGTCGGCGTGGCTGGGTGCTGTAACGCTTGAGGCAGGGATAGCCAAAGTCATCGCTGATTTCCCGGACACTTTGCGCGCCGATTCAACCTTTGAAAATAACGCTGCGCGGCTTGCTTGGGCACGCATCAGCACGCAACCATTCGACAGTATCAGCGATGGTGATACCCTGCTGAAACGTCGCGCGCGTGACTACCAAAGTGATCCGGCGTTGACCTGA